Proteins encoded together in one Prunus dulcis chromosome 3, ALMONDv2, whole genome shotgun sequence window:
- the LOC117622195 gene encoding uncharacterized protein LOC117622195, whose protein sequence is MSSEPKTSSATGGGAGGRGFRAKMEHYMYSGEKKHVFAGIVLVSAVFAVPWYLMTRGAKHQSHQDYLEKADKARSQRLSSGASSAK, encoded by the exons ATGAGCAGCGAGCCCAAAACCAGTAGCGCAACCGGAGGAGGAGCAGGAGGAAGGGGATTTAGGGCGAAAATGGAGCACTACATGTACAGCGGTGAGAAGAAGCACGTATTTGCTGGCATCGTTCTTGTCAGCGCCGTTTTTGCCGTTCCTTGGTACCTCATGACTCGAG GGGCAAAGCATCAATCCCATCAAGATTACTTAGAGAAAGCTGATAAGGCAAGGAGCCAAAGACTTTCTTCAGGGGCTTCTTCTGCTAAATGA
- the LOC117622492 gene encoding magnesium transporter MRS2-1 has translation MEDLKERLLPPKVPKPASAINLRESSYRPAAFGRQPFQSVDVLGLKKRGQGLRSWIRVDTYGNSQIIEVDKFTMMRRCDLPARDLRLLDPLFVYPSTILGREKAIVVNLEQIRCIITADEVLLLNSLDSYVLQYVVELQRRLTTNGVGDVWQSDGSELSRRRGNRNFDSVFGSTSPDYLPFEFRALEVALEAACKFLDSQAAELEIEAYPLLDELTSKISTLNLERARRLKSRLLALTRRVQKVRDEIEQLMDDDGDMAEMYLTDKKSRMESSFYGDQSVLGYRSTDGTSLSAPVSPVASPPDGRKLEKSLSIARSRHESMRSSDSTTESIEELEMLLEAYFVVIDSTLNKLTSLKEYIDDTEDFINIQLDNVRNQLIQFELLLTTATFVVAIFGVVAGIFGMNFTIPLFDNAGAFKWVLIITGVTGFCIFSAFVWFFKYRRLMPL, from the exons ATGGAGGACCTCAAAGAGAGGCTGCTTCCGCCAAAAGTCCCAAAACCTGCATCAGCTATTAACCTTCGGGAGTCATCTTATCGACCAGCAGCCTTTGGAAGGCAACCCTTTCAAAGTGTGGATGTTCTGGGGCTGAAGAAGCGGGGCCAGGGCCTTCGGTCTTGGATTCGTGTTGATACGTATGGGAATTCTCAGATCATTGAGGTTGACAAGTTCACCATGATGCGTCGTTGTGATCTACCTGCCCGTGATCTACGCCTGCTTGATCCTCTATTTGTTTACCCTTCAACCATCCTTGGAAGAGAGAAAGCTATCGTTGTAAACCTAGAGCAGATTCGATGTATAATTACGGCCGATGAGGTTCTTCTTTTGAATTCACTTGATAGCTATGTATTGCAATATGTGGTGGAGCTTCAGAGAAGATTGACAACAAATGGGGTAGGTGATGTTTGGCAATCTGATGGTTCTGAATTGAGTCGGAGGAGGGGAAATAGAAATTTTGATAGTGTGTTTGGAAGCACATCTCCTGATTATTTGCCCTTTGAGTTTAGGGCCTTAGAAGTTGCTCTGGAGGCTGCCTGTAAATTTCTTGATTCTCAG GCAGCTGAATTAGAAATTGAAGCATATCCGTTACTAGATGAGCTCACGTCAAAGATCAGTACACTGAACTTGGAGCGCGCACGTCGATTGAAAAGTAGACTCCTTGCCTTGACTCGGAGAGTTCAGAAG GTTCGCGATGAAATAGAGCAGCTCATGGATGATGATGGAGATATGGCTGAGATGTATCTCACTGACAAGAAAAGTCGTATGGAGTCATCGTTTTATGGTGATCAATCTGTGCTGGGGTACAGATCTACTGATGGTACATCTCTTTCTGCACCTGTTTCTCCTGTAGCTTCACCTCCCGATGGCCGAAAGCTTGAGAAAAGCCTGAGCATTGCAAGGAGTCGACATGAAAGCATGAGAAGTTCAGATAGTACTACAGAGAGTATAGAAGAGCTTGAGATGCTGTTGGAAGCATACTTTGTTGTCATTGACAGCACCCTGAATAAGCTGACATCG TTGAAAGAGTACATTGATGACACAGAAGATTTCATAAACATTCAGCTG GATAATGTCCGAAACCAGCTGATCCAATTTGAGCTACTACTCACAACTGCAACATTTGTTGTTGCTATATTTGGGGTCGTAGCAGGAATCTTTGGGATGAACTTCACAATACCTTTGTTTGATAACGCTGGTGCATTTAAGTGGGTACTTATAATTACAGGTGTAACTGGCTTTTGCATATTTTCTGCATTTGTGTGGTTCTTCAAGTACAGAAGACTGATGCCACTTTAG